The nucleotide sequence CCAGTGTTGTAAAGCAGTAATGGCAATTCAGTTGCATTTccatataacatttacattttagtcatttagcatatAACATATTGAAACTCTGTTTTTTCTGCTATGGAAAGATATGCAGGGTTGTTTTGAGGAACGTGTGGCTAACTGAAATGGGCAGTTTATTTTTTTCTTCCAAAGCACAGTCAGTAGACTAAACGTATAAATGATTGTCAGCCATGGTGCCACATATAAAACATAACTAATCTTGCCCGTTTCCTTCATTTTACAAGGTCATCATTGAGTCCGGTTGTCTGCCTCCTGGTCTGCAGCTGCTGCCTTTGAAGTAGGTGTGAATACTTCATCTCTCTGGAGACACCCCCCACCTCCCTGACTAGTCTGCCACCTCACTATCAGGACCAGACAACCAGACAAAATGGGCAACCAGCTAACAGAGATGGCCCCCAACACTCCTTTCCTCCCCAACTTCCAGTCTCTGCATGTGGTCGTCATCGGCCTGGACTCTGCAGGAAAGACCTCCCTGCTGTACAGACTAAAGCTCCGGGAGTTTGTGGAGACCATCCCCACAAAGGGCTTCAACACTGAACGGATTAAAGTAGCAGTTGGAAGCTCGCGGGCCACCACCACCTTCCAGGTGTGGGACGTGGGCGGTCAGGAGAAGCTGCGGCCCCTGTGGAAGTCATACACGCGTTGCACCGATGGCCTGGTGTTTGTTGTGGATGCTGCAGAGACTGAGCGCATGGAGGAGGCCAAGGTGGAGATCCACCGCATCAGTCGCTCGGCAGAGAACCAGGGAGTACCAATTCTGGTGCTTGCCAACAAGCAGGACTTGGACTCTGCAGTCTCTGCTGTGGAGGTGGAGAAGGCCTTGGCCCTCCATGAGCTTAGCAACTTCACACTGCACCACACCCAGGGATGCAGTGCGCTGAATGGCCAGGGGCTCCAACCCGGCCTGGAGAAACTATATGAAATGATCCTAAAGAGGAAGAAGCTGCTCAGACACAGTAAGAAGAAGAGATGAGCTGTGTGCCTGAGCTTCCGAAAGGTGCTTCGCCTGCAGAATGGACCTTGTTGATGTTCCTTGGAATTTTATGGGAAATTTGTGCCCCGAAGGATCTGCTTCTGGAATCTCAGCGAGGGCCAGTCCAGAGGACCGTGAAATGGACCTGTTATACTATACGTTGGACACAGCACGGACTACGTTCAGCCCTTTACAGTGGCTCTTTTTTTCTATAAACATTGCCATCTCCTTTTTCTCAAGTTGTGGTGCCAACACGGTCTAGTCCAAATGTCCAGTGACGTATGGTAGTTCTAATTTAGTTTACCTTGTAGTTCACTTTGTTTCACGGAGGTGGTTCACCGTTGGAAGAGACAACGCTTTTGTAGATCAAAAGAGGGACTGTATTTCATCCCACTGTTCGGATGGCATTGGAACTGAAATGCCTGCTGGCACGAGGCCTGAGGCTGCTAGCCACGATGCAAGTTTTCACCACAGTTTTGCTTGTCATGGTAGACTTAAATGTGTGAGTTGTGAAGTTGTTACAACCAATATGTTTTTACATTCTGTACATATTTTTTTGTAATACTTACAAGTGAATAAATTATTGAAGACACTATCTGGAAGTCCCCCTTCTTTCCTTCTGTTCATTTGACCATGCTGACCAAGCGTTAGTTTGCCCTTGTTATATCACAATGTTTGCGCAGTTAATGATATTCTCAACAGAACACCAAGGATCCCTATAACTTATAGGTCCTTGGTCCAGTTTCCCTTTTTGCTCTTTTGTGGTGGTGTTTCTTAACGTCATTGAAAAAGTGTCCTTTGGAGTCAGGAGACAACAGCTCGTTTCTATTTCAATTACTAATCTTTCCTTTAACATCTGCCTGCTGGATACCACCCTGGAAGAGATCATTTAAAGAACAAACAATCTCTTTGGCTTATCAATTATAGCTTTCGCATCAATCACAAGAGGAATTGCTTACCTGTATTCAAGGACATTTAATTAGTGATTTGCACATAGTCTCCTAGAGGACATTCATTGGCAGTTTTCCAGTCATTTTATATATCTATTTTATATATCTATGGTAGCTCCATTAAGTCATTAATTGATCAGTGAATTTATTAGTCAGACAAATGGAATAATTAGCTCACAAAGGTAATTGGGAATAGTTGTTAGAATGCGTTTTCTTGAAGGACATCTCACCTTCCAGTGAGAGAAAGGGCAGTGTTAAATGGTAGCCCAAAAACCACAGGCAATTCTAAACCTGAGCCTGTTAAGTTACTCTTCCtgacacagtgcactactttggcaATAGTGCCACAATGAAAATAACCTAGGTCTTGCCAGGTGCTAATATGTAACCGGTTTCTCAGATATTGTATTTCATCGGAGAGAATCTACAGGTTTGAACAAGTGACCCATATTACTTGTATAGTGGAAATCAGTGGATTTAGTAGAAGTTGTTTGATTTTTGTATGTGTTCACAGAATACTAAGAAACAGGATCAAGGATCTGCAGAGTTTGGCCTGTATAAATATTTGAAAGCCATATGAAAGGAAAGCTGTGGGCAGGACTGACTTCAAATGTACCACATCATTCAAATCAATAATGGAGGCTAGGAGCCTACACCAGCACACGAAAACCTTCACTTTAGTCTATTTTTGGGCATTCTATTTATCAGGTAATGGGATTAATGACCAGATTAATGCAATGTCACTGTCTTTGAATTGTCTCTCACACTTCACATTTTTGGGGGTATGTACTGCTACCTTTTTTTAGGTTTTGTGTCCATGCTGTTATATTCCAACTGCATCACCTATGTTCTGGAGGCATTTTCACCCTTAAGCTTACTTCCCAGTTGAAACGGTTTGCGCAAatattatgtttttgtttgttttggtgtttGGCAGTTTTTTTTGTTGGCCTGTTTGAGCACACTATTTTTTTTATTGAGGCTAGttgaagtctacgccccttcgtcagtgattggtcaaaggtaaggattcttcaattaagtgttgtcattcaatgagagacTAGTtatcatgcacattttttcagcGCGTAAATGAGACACAGTTGTTCACTTCGCCTAGCCGAGTTCTGCTAAGAGCAAACCGAACCTAGTGTGCGGATGGCCTGCAGGCCGATCTGGGAAGACAAGTCATGCAGGAATGTAAGAAGGACCCACCAACACCAAGCCATCCCCCGTCACGGCCACAGTCTCACCACCAACTATACACTTCTACTGATACAAAATCCAATTACCTTGATTAGAACCTCCCTGTGTGTGTCAGCAGCTTGAGCTGGATTAGTCAGCAGTATTGACTCAACCAGCACAGAAAATACAGTAGCCAAGTTTAATGCAATTCAACTTTTATTTGATTAGCGTGTTTTTGCAATTTCATCATCAAAGTGCTCTGCTCTCCCAAGGCGCAAGACCAAAACCATGTAAAGCAGGTCTACATTAATTGAAGTTAAGGAAACATTTTTCACTAGAAGTTAGGCTTTATAGATCTTAGACCACACCATTTGGGTTTGCCAATAACAGTCATCCAGCTTGGCTGCTAACATTGTCGGCCCTGATGCCTAAATATGCCCTGCACGCTACATTTCACCCTCCTGGCCAGTGCTGTAATTTAGGGTGTTTCTGATGTGTATCTCCACATTCTATGGGAGGCTCTAGCTTTATGGGTCATTTAAGTTGGCTCACAGATAGTGCTTCCAGAATAGAACATTACCTCTCACTCCCCAAGCAGCTGTGAGGTAATAAGGCAGGGAAATGAGTCTGTGCTAAGGGACTTTTTTACCCTTGAGAAAAAGTACTCAACTTATTTGTGTACTTGAACTGAAGTGTGGGTCTAGTAGTTTACTTTTACATACTTCACAGGGAATGCTTTGTAAGGGTGTGTACAAGTCAAGCAGAAAGAGCAGAAGAATTTGACAGTTTCTCCCTCTGCATTGTTGCTCCCATAGTATAGCTTGCAGCTAGTGCGTCAGAGCAGTGAAGGGTGTGCAGAGGCAAGCTATCAAGCTTGCGTGAAGCTCTATTATATCAAACCAACCCTGTGATTCACACCCACTCTCTAAAGAATAGCTGAGCAGTGACACAGGACTGGCTATGCACTGTCCCCCAGGCACTAAAGGAGATACCCGGTCTGACAGCCAATGAgctgaaagtactacttaatttgttttttggggtatctgtactttactttactatttatatttttgacaacttttacttttacttcactacattcctaaagaaaataatgtacttttttactccatacattttccctgacacccacaaGTACTCGTTACATGTTGAATCCTTACCAGGAAagggaaatggtccaattcactcacttatcaagagaactcGTGGTCAACCCCAAGCTTGATGTCAACGTCAGTGATTTTTAAGCCAGTCCAACAGTAGTGATACCAACTATACCCCATATGGAAAATAATCATGAAAATCAAATACGAATCTTGTATGGCAGTGGTGTATTTGTATATGTGTTCATGTATATGCCTTATATGACATACACAATTGAGTACATGATGTGGTGCATTTCCCACAAAGATATGGCAGTATTTGAGATAAAATATATGAATTATATGAGTCATCTACGAATAATATAAGGAATGTGTATGTGCTGAGAATGTAACAAAATAAATGCTTTCCTTATAGGTTTCAAATTGTTGTTTTTTAAGTCAACATATAAAAAAATCTGTTATAAGAAAAATATAATACTTTAATAAACATTTTCAGGTATGCGTTTCTATGGTtaaggctgggcagcacctcgtGCTAGACAGTTGATGTATTTACAGCTATgcctttggtctcccatccagggttctAACCAAGCCCAGCTTAGCCAAGACATTTGTCACATTACTAATGTGCTGTCATGAGAATGATTGTTGGAGATCTCCACTTAATAACTAAATAGATGAACTGCTGCTACTAGTCATTAatttcctcctttcctcctcctctctctcctcctccatctcctctcttcctcctcctcctcttcaccatcttctcctcctcctcttcaccctctcctactcctgctcctcctccttccaCTCATCCTCACAGTGAACTTTGCTTATTTTTTCCAATAAGTGTCACATTGCATGCATCAGTGACATCAGACAGTGGTATGCAAGTGCTTTGAAATGAGTATGTCCCATGTATGAGACCTTAGAAGGCTTAGCTTACATGTCTCTTGTATGGTTTATATAATATAATACTTGCAACATATAAGTCAGATATTAGAAGAATCTTCTATGAATCTTGTAAGTATATTTGCTGCCATATGTATTGCTTacaagttccaggtagaacatgTAAGAATCTTGTCAAATTCTTCTATCTTTTCCATATGAGATAGTCCCTGCTTTTGCATGAATACAGCTGGTTGACAGATGGGCCATCAGTTGAGTGCTCTCAgtgtgtttctgtttctctccAATGACCTGAGGTTGTGCTTGTGTGCACAAAGGGAGATTTAGCGCCACTTGCAAGTTCAGCTTCACGTGTGATCTCAAACAAAGCCATCTGTTATGTTTTTGATGTTCATCTTTTGAAGATGTGATGATGTACGATAAATGTAGCTTTTCTTATTAAACCGTAGTCCATTTTTTATAAAAGTGACAGAAGACAGCATCAGAAATCTGCAATTTTATGAAAGCAAATCTAACTGAAACCATGGTGAAAGAGAAATCACTATCTCTCATTCTGCCTGTACAAACCACTCTTTGCATACATTACATCCTATCTTCCCTCTGTACCTTAATAGGTTATTGGGTCTAATAGGCAGATCCAGGGGTCTCTCTGCGTTGGACATCCTAATACTCTATTTGACACTGAGGGCCAGGAGGTAAATTATGTCTTCTGTTCTGGCCCATCCATAGAGGTCAACCCGGCTCCATTACTATCTCTGACCTTAGCCATGCTGGTGGAACACAGATAATACTTTCAATAACACCCACCACCACTGAGCAATAGATAAGTGCCAATTCCAATGAGTGACTCTATAACGATGTGACCTGAAATGGGTTTCTGTGCAATCAGCTCCTGCACTGGTGTCTGGAAGGTGATCTGCCTCCTGCTATTGGGAATAATGAATGGTGAATGGGAATATTCATACATGGATTGGCCTTGGTCACATATCTGTGTGTCTTGCAGTCCTGGGTTTAGTATTTGTCAATTAAATACTTATATTCTGTATTTTTGAGTATTTCCAAATAATGTGGTGCCGAATCAACTATTCTATTTGAAGTATTTGAAAGCTTTTTTTGAAATAGCTTcctatacagtgagggaaaaaagtatttgatcccctgctgattttgtacgtttgcccacagacaaagaaatgatcagtcaataaatttaatggtaggtttatttgaacagtgagagacagaataacaacaaaaaaatccagaaaaacgcatgtcaaaaatgttatgaattgatttgcattttaatgagggaaataagtatttgacccctctgcaaaacatgacttagtacttggtggcaaaacccttgttggcaatcacagaggtcagacgtttcttgtagttggccaccaggtttgcacacatctcaggagggattttgtcccactcctctttgcagatcttcttcaagtcattaaggtttcgaggctgacgtttggcaactcgaaccttctgctccctccacagattttttatgtgattaaggtctggagactggctaggccactccaggaccttaatgtgcttcttcttgagccactcctttgttgccttggcagtgtgttttgggtcattgtcatgctggaataaccatccacgacccattttcaataccctggctgagggaaggaggttttcacccaagatttgacggtacatggccccgtccatcatccctttgatgcggtgaagttgtcctgtccccttagcagaaaaagcataatgtttccacctccatgtttgacggtggggatggtgttcttggggtcataggcagcattcctcctcctccaaacacggcaagttgagttgatgccaaagaactccattttggtctcatctgaccacaacactttcacccatttgtcctctgaatcattcagatgttcattggcaaacttcagacgggcatgtatatgtgctttcttgagcagggggaccttgcgggcgttgcaggatttcagtccttcacggcgtagtgtgttacaaATTGTTTTCTtgatgactatggtcccagctgccttgagatcattgacaagatcctcctgtgtagttctgggctgattcctcacagttctcatgatcattgcaactccacgaggtgagatcttgcatggagccccaggctgagggagattgacagttcctttgtgtttcttccatttgcgaataatcgcagaagctgttgtcaccttctcaccaagctgcttggcgatggtcttgtagcccattccagccttgtgtaggtctacaatcttgtccctgacatccttggagagctctttggtcttggccatggtggagagtttggaatctgattgattgattgcttctgtggacaggtatcttttatacaggtaagaaactgagattaggagcactccctttaagagtgtgctcctaatctcagctcgttacctgtatgaaagacacctgggagccagaaatctttctgattgagagggggtcaaatacttatttccctcattaaaatgcaaatcaatttataacatttttgacatgcgttattctgtctctcactgttcaaataaacctaccattaaaattatagactgatcatttctttgtcagtgggcaaacgtacaaaatcagcaggggatcaaatacttttttccctcactgtaagtAGCCTACTACttgaaaatatttttaaatactTGTTTCCAAATACGTTATTTCAAATAGCCCTAGGACCAAACAGACCTGAGTTCAAATGCATGGGAGTTTTTAACAATAGCATATTTGTGTTTGAAAATACATGCcaatactttccaagtgtatttccaaatacattccaatattcaactatTTGTTTTTTTCAAAGAAAAAATATCTGAATACTTACTTTGATATGTATGTGAATATAATTTAAATAATTAGGAATTTAAACCCAGGTGTGGTGTCTTGCAAGGAGATGTGATACATTGAAAGGCTAACATCACATTGTTATTAGAAGTCAGGTTAACTGTTAAATACTGTGTGACAGTGAGGACAACTGATGAATAATGAGTGGCAACATAGTGTTTGTGCTTATTGCACCCATATGCCTGCAACCAGTTACTCCATGTTCGAACGTGAACAGAGCAAACCCAACTAAGACCTGTCAACAAACATGGTCGCTCGGGAAACAAGCACAGTGCCTTGTGAGACATGACTCTCTCAGGCGTTAAGGAGGCAATTAAACAGACTTGTCTCTGCCTCACACGGTCGTCACTCAGATGCTGTTTATTTGGCGCTGTGCTGCGATCTTCAGGTAGAAGTTTTCCCAtagacacagatctaggatcagcttaccctcttCTAATCCTGGTGTTAGGCATCAAAGGGAATTGTAAAAACTAGCTCTAGATCAGCATCTATGTGTAACTTCATCTAGATTATGTGTGGCTTATCTGCTAAAAACATAGTCATTTAGCACCAGGCCTCAGGGCTTGCTCTGAATCAGCATGAGTCTTGTTGTAACCCACAACCCCAGGGTACAATGAAATGGTTTGGACAGTAAAGTACAAACCTACTTTGGTTCTTAGGTAAGTATGTATTTTTCTGTACCAAAGTTTTCCATTAAAAACAAGAGGTCAAACAAATATGTTTTTAAATGAATAGACAACTCTGCCGTTGGTTTGTAAGTGCAAATATAATACCTATTTTCTGTTATTGTTTCTTTTCCTCTGTGATATCTTGTTTGGCCCATAAAGTTCCTCTCTCAATGTGAAGACACTCCATGCTGACAGTTAGTTCTGGGTAGATGTCCTTGCTTGCTTATCACTCCTATTGCAAAATGTTCCTTCCGCCTCCGGACAATGTTATTTTTCGATGTAGGTAGTAGAGATCTGAAACTGTCAGAAATCAGTAGGTTAGTGTACAGTGGAGGACAAGTGTGTGGTCTATGTTAGTCAATGTGTGTGGGGAAGACAGTGAGAGACTGACTTGGTGTTTACCACAGTGGCCTTGAGATAAGAATGCATTTGTGCATCAAAACAATATCTTTATGTGTGTTCCTCTcatttttattctctctctctttctctctttctctctctctctctctctctctctttctctctctctctctctttctttctctctctctctctgtttttctttctctctctctctctctttctctttctctctctgccagtgaaacatctctctctctctctctctctgccagtgaaacatctctctctctctttctctctctctctttttctttctctctctctctctctctttttctttctctctttctctttctctctctgccagtgaaacatctctctctctctctctctgccagtgaaacatctctctctctctctctctctctctctctctctctctctgccagtgaaacatctctctctctctctctgccagtgaaacatctctctctctctctttctctctctgacagtgaaacatctctctctctctctctctctctctctctgccagtgaaacatctctctctctctctttctctctctgccagtgaaacatctctctctctctttctctctctctctctctctttttctttctctctctctctctttctctttctctctctgccagtgaaacatctatctctctctctctctctctctctctgccagtgaaacatttctctctctctctttctctctctgccagtgaaacgtctctctctctctctctctctctctctctctctctctctctctctctctctctcgctctctctctctctgccagtgaAACGTCTCTCTCTAGCCTCAGCCCAAGCTGTGAGCTCCCAGGATACTTCATCCACTATTACCCTCAAGAATGTTCTCATTAAACGCTTTGGGAACTCTGTCCAGCCCATTCTACAATTTTGCCACGCCAGTGGATAATTTAATTAATTGCCGTCTTTTGGTGGTGGTGTGACACAAGCAAGAAGTACAGTTCTGGAACTATATGGAGAGTTTAACTAAATGGAATTGTGCTTTTTGTGAAAAGCCCACAGAAAATGAAGAATAACACGTGGGGCAGTTACATCACTTGTAGTACTGTTATGAAGTACTTCTTTATGTGTATCCAATTTGTTATTACTGATCAAGTCTGTATTGTTTCTCTCTATCACTGACCATGTACCTCATGACAGACAAGTGACATGATGTAGGTTAACAGAGCCCACAGTGTCACTGTGATTGTAACTGTTTAAAGTTGTTAGTCACAGTGTCTCTGCTTTTTCTCCCCGTCGCTCCTCACAGCCCCGGCAGTCAGCTGATCACAGTTTGTTTTCACTATAAAGTATTGGCCCAGCGGAGTAAGGATTATCTAACAGCCAAGATGGGTGTCAGGATAGGGGAGAGCAAGGGAGAAGAGGGTGGTATTAGGACACAAAACTTGTTTTTTACTCTCTGGGGCTTGGACGTCTGCCTGAACAGTCCAGCAAAGCTTTAATTGGAGCTGCAGAGGTTGGAGATTCTGCTCTGCTTGGCTCTCCTTGGCCTTTAGCTTTGCTGCTCTCTGGAAACAGACTGTCAGAgcaccacacagggacacagcaCTGCAGGGCAAACAGTTACAGTCTGGATCTCAGCTGGGCCATAGCAGCTGTTAAACCCTCCAGTTGATGACTTCACCTGAGAAACAACGGAGGTTGTTTTGAAATTATTCAGGGATTTTCTATGATGGGTCTGATAGTGTGGTGTTGCCTGTCAAGTAGACTGATGATTAGTTTATCACCCCGGGCCCTGGGCACTCTACCTCTCGATTTGCGCCATTATGGAGTCTACGGCACACTATCATGCCAGGGAAAGTTTGAGTAATTTCTGAATGAGAGAGGACATGTGAAAATGAGTATTGGTTTTCCACATCTTTGTGTGAGCTGTGCCCTTTGACCTGTGAAACATACAGACAAGAGTAATCACAACATACAGACTTTCATGTCAAAGTAATCACACATTTTAGTCAATATTTGGTTTTAGTATGTTCCACTTAAGAGCCTCAGCTGTAAAAGTCAGTTTGCAGGCCTCACCACCAGTCCTGCATGTAGAGGTTGACTCCTGTTTGATAACTCAGCAAGGTGCCACTCTATGCCAGACATTCAAGGAATGTATCACCAGTTTGTCTGCATATCCAGTTTGTCTGCATTGTCTGCA is from Salvelinus namaycush isolate Seneca chromosome 41, SaNama_1.0, whole genome shotgun sequence and encodes:
- the LOC120034163 gene encoding ADP-ribosylation factor-like protein 4D, whose product is MGNQLTEMAPNTPFLPNFQSLHVVVIGLDSAGKTSLLYRLKLREFVETIPTKGFNTERIKVAVGSSRATTTFQVWDVGGQEKLRPLWKSYTRCTDGLVFVVDAAETERMEEAKVEIHRISRSAENQGVPILVLANKQDLDSAVSAVEVEKALALHELSNFTLHHTQGCSALNGQGLQPGLEKLYEMILKRKKLLRHSKKKR